In Dehalococcoidia bacterium, the following are encoded in one genomic region:
- a CDS encoding acyl-CoA carboxylase subunit beta codes for MKDQARLGGGARRNEAQHERGKLTARERIDILLDAGTFEEIDQLVVHRAEEFGLAERHYLGDAVVTGYGSIDGRVVFVFSQDFTIFGGSLSEAMSEKIAKVLDLAIKTGAPVIGLYDTGGARLQEGIASLGAWGDVLMRMALASGAVPQIAVVLGPCVGRAAYAPGLSDFVFMTSGTAQMFVTGPEVIRSVTGEDLTHDELGGAMSHAQHSGACHFVLDRDEDALLEVRRLLSFLPSNSMEPPPTRESADDPHARADDLLQIVPAESTKSYDVREVIDRIVDDGDFMEVQSLFAMNLVTGFARMAGQPIGVVANQPNNLAGSLDIDSARKAARFVRCCDAFNVPVLTLVDTSAYRPGTAQEYGGIITHGAKLVYAYAEATVPKVTVILRKAFGGAYDALGSKHLRADVNLAWPQAEVAVVGPDPAVSILYRARLQEAADPAAERAQLVAEYSERFANPYIVAARGYVDDVIDPRDTRRAVIESLRMLRSKTDTMPAKKHGNVPL; via the coding sequence ATGAAGGACCAGGCGCGGCTCGGCGGCGGCGCGCGCCGGAACGAAGCCCAGCACGAACGCGGAAAGCTCACCGCGCGCGAACGCATCGACATCCTGCTCGATGCCGGCACGTTCGAGGAGATCGATCAGCTCGTCGTTCACCGCGCTGAGGAGTTCGGGCTCGCCGAGCGCCACTACCTGGGCGACGCGGTCGTCACCGGCTACGGCAGCATCGACGGACGTGTGGTGTTCGTGTTCTCACAGGACTTCACGATCTTCGGCGGGTCTTTATCTGAAGCGATGAGCGAGAAGATCGCGAAGGTGCTCGACCTGGCGATAAAGACCGGCGCCCCCGTGATCGGCCTGTACGACACGGGCGGCGCGCGGCTGCAGGAAGGCATTGCTTCGCTGGGCGCGTGGGGCGACGTGCTCATGCGCATGGCGCTAGCTTCGGGCGCGGTGCCGCAGATCGCCGTCGTGCTGGGGCCGTGCGTGGGCCGCGCAGCCTATGCGCCGGGACTCAGCGACTTTGTCTTCATGACGAGCGGCACGGCGCAGATGTTCGTCACCGGCCCGGAAGTCATCCGATCGGTGACCGGCGAAGACCTCACGCACGACGAGCTGGGCGGCGCCATGTCCCATGCCCAGCATAGCGGCGCCTGCCACTTCGTGCTCGACCGTGACGAGGATGCGCTGCTGGAGGTACGGCGCCTGCTCTCGTTTCTGCCTTCGAACAGCATGGAGCCACCGCCCACTCGCGAATCCGCCGATGATCCCCATGCCCGCGCCGACGACCTGCTGCAGATCGTCCCGGCCGAAAGCACCAAGAGCTACGACGTGCGCGAGGTCATCGACCGCATCGTCGATGACGGCGACTTCATGGAAGTACAGTCGCTCTTCGCGATGAACCTCGTCACGGGTTTCGCGCGGATGGCCGGGCAACCGATCGGCGTCGTGGCGAATCAGCCGAACAACCTTGCCGGGTCGCTGGACATCGATTCGGCGCGCAAGGCGGCGCGATTCGTACGCTGCTGCGACGCGTTCAACGTGCCGGTGCTGACGCTGGTCGATACATCGGCGTACCGGCCGGGGACGGCGCAGGAGTACGGCGGCATCATCACGCACGGCGCGAAGCTGGTGTACGCGTACGCGGAGGCGACGGTGCCGAAGGTGACCGTGATCCTGCGCAAGGCCTTCGGCGGCGCGTACGACGCGCTGGGCTCGAAGCACCTCCGCGCGGATGTGAACCTGGCGTGGCCGCAGGCAGAGGTCGCCGTTGTCGGACCCGACCCGGCGGTGAGCATCCTCTACCGCGCGCGCCTGCAGGAGGCCGCCGACCCGGCGGCGGAACGCGCGCAACTCGTCGCGGAGTACAGCGAGCGCTTTGCGAACCCGTACATCGTGGCGGCGCGCGGCTACGTGGACGATGTCATCGACCCGCGCGACACGCGGCGAGCCGTCATCGAGTCGCTGCGCATGCTGCGCTCGAAGACGGACACCATGCCCGCGAAGAAGCACGGCAACGTCCCGCTCTAG
- a CDS encoding VOC family protein, with product MAVKPIPDEYNTITPYLYFDGATKAIDWYKQAFGAKERMRMPGPGGTIGHAELEIGDSIIMMSDMAEQSPKKLGHVTSSFVLYVKDVDSAFKKAIDAGAKELQPLEDKFYGDRMGTLADPFGHEWSLGTHVEDVSPAEMQKRSQAAMAQMAGGSERSA from the coding sequence GTGGCAGTGAAGCCCATCCCCGACGAATACAACACCATCACCCCCTATCTCTACTTCGATGGCGCGACGAAGGCCATCGACTGGTACAAGCAGGCGTTCGGCGCGAAGGAGCGTATGCGCATGCCCGGCCCTGGCGGCACGATCGGCCACGCCGAACTCGAAATCGGTGACTCGATCATCATGATGTCGGACATGGCCGAGCAGTCGCCGAAAAAACTGGGTCACGTGACGTCATCGTTCGTGCTCTACGTGAAGGACGTCGACAGCGCTTTCAAGAAGGCGATCGATGCCGGCGCGAAGGAACTGCAACCGCTGGAGGACAAGTTCTACGGCGACCGCATGGGCACGCTCGCCGATCCTTTCGGTCACGAGTGGTCGCTCGGCACGCACGTGGAAGACGTCAGTCCGGCGGAGATGCAGAAGCGCTCGCAGGCCGCGATGGCGCAGATGGCCGGCGGTTCGGAGCGCTCCGCGTAA
- a CDS encoding SDR family NAD(P)-dependent oxidoreductase, with protein MKDFKDKTAVVTGAASGIGRGLADKFAAEGMRVVLADVEQTELEQAAREMTDAGATVLAVRTDVSNEADLHELARRTTERFGGVQILCNNAGVGGGGPLPSWSTEQQDWDWVLGVNLWGVIYGVRAFVPLMLERGEEAHIVNTASVAGLIAGAGGPAYTVSKFGVVAYSETLHHELAFASGGKIKVSVLCPALTNTRIIESGRNHPAGPRPEPAEGTPERAMVDMISGIFAGGMAPSEVAQQVFKAIRDERFYVLTHPEHNDVLRARLDAILSGDPPPTLMPG; from the coding sequence ATGAAAGACTTCAAAGACAAGACGGCCGTCGTCACCGGCGCTGCCAGCGGCATCGGGCGCGGGCTCGCCGACAAGTTCGCCGCCGAAGGCATGCGCGTCGTCCTTGCCGATGTCGAACAGACGGAGCTTGAGCAAGCCGCCCGCGAAATGACCGACGCAGGCGCCACGGTGCTCGCCGTCCGCACCGACGTGTCGAACGAAGCTGACCTGCACGAACTCGCGCGGCGCACAACGGAACGATTCGGCGGCGTGCAGATCCTCTGCAATAACGCAGGGGTGGGCGGTGGCGGTCCGCTGCCTTCGTGGAGCACGGAACAGCAGGATTGGGACTGGGTGCTTGGCGTCAACCTCTGGGGCGTGATATACGGCGTGCGCGCCTTCGTGCCGCTGATGCTGGAGCGCGGCGAGGAAGCGCACATCGTCAATACGGCCTCCGTCGCCGGTTTGATCGCGGGCGCCGGCGGTCCCGCGTACACGGTCAGCAAGTTCGGCGTCGTCGCCTACTCGGAGACGCTGCATCACGAGCTTGCGTTCGCATCGGGCGGCAAGATCAAGGTCTCGGTGCTCTGCCCGGCGCTCACGAACACGCGCATCATCGAGTCAGGCCGCAATCATCCCGCCGGCCCGCGCCCCGAACCGGCGGAAGGCACACCCGAGCGTGCGATGGTCGACATGATCAGCGGCATCTTCGCGGGCGGCATGGCGCCGTCGGAAGTGGCGCAGCAGGTCTTCAAGGCGATTCGCGACGAGCGCTTCTACGTGCTCACGCATCCCGAACACAACGACGTGTTGCGCGCACGCCTGGACGCCATTCTCTCTGGCGACCCGCCGCCGACGCTCATGCCGGGGTAG
- a CDS encoding adenylate/guanylate cyclase domain-containing protein, producing MDPQFRFCTSADGTRIAYATYGSGPPLLYANTPVLSIDTQFPIPEARAYFDALASRTGLVMFDRRGTGASQREVDDLSPEAEARDIAAVADAAGLREFTLFADIATHVCLTYVLGEEQRSRSLILWSPLIESNPNKEMAKAALRDWSYFWRLWASRLFPDGPVSLQRAMGKAYKDTTTPEMSARRMDWRKPDFDALLPRVTIPVLIIHRESVPHQHAMRLAAHLSHGQLRFVPGHPPTPYPDHEAIVDAVFDFMGLNDTTPVSVARDGGIAVILFTDIADSTALTERMGDAAFRAASRIVEDGVRAAVRAHGGTPIDGKVIGDGVMGVFTSAAQAIAAARACVALGQDLPMHVGIHAGDVIGEGTNVYGGAVNIASRICGLCEPGEILVSQTVRDLARTSSNVRFEDRGEHTLKGIADPVRVFAVLPDRG from the coding sequence ATGGATCCGCAGTTCCGCTTCTGCACGAGCGCCGACGGCACCCGGATCGCGTACGCCACGTACGGCAGCGGCCCACCGCTGCTCTACGCGAACACGCCCGTACTCAGCATCGACACGCAGTTCCCCATCCCCGAAGCACGGGCGTACTTCGACGCGCTTGCCAGCCGCACAGGCCTGGTCATGTTCGATCGGCGTGGCACCGGCGCATCGCAGCGCGAGGTCGACGATCTATCGCCGGAAGCGGAAGCGCGCGACATCGCAGCTGTCGCGGATGCAGCGGGACTGCGGGAGTTCACGTTGTTCGCCGACATCGCGACGCACGTCTGTCTCACCTATGTGCTCGGTGAAGAGCAGCGGTCGCGAAGCCTGATCCTGTGGTCACCGCTCATCGAGTCGAACCCGAACAAGGAGATGGCCAAAGCCGCGCTTCGCGACTGGTCGTACTTCTGGCGCCTGTGGGCAAGCCGCCTGTTTCCGGACGGTCCGGTCTCTCTGCAGCGCGCGATGGGGAAGGCGTACAAGGACACGACGACCCCGGAAATGTCCGCGCGGCGCATGGACTGGCGGAAACCAGACTTCGATGCGCTGCTACCCCGCGTCACGATTCCGGTGCTGATCATCCATCGGGAAAGCGTGCCACATCAACATGCGATGCGCCTTGCTGCGCACCTGTCACATGGCCAGCTGCGGTTTGTGCCCGGGCATCCCCCCACTCCGTATCCCGACCACGAAGCGATCGTCGACGCCGTCTTCGACTTCATGGGCCTCAATGACACGACACCCGTCAGCGTGGCGCGGGATGGAGGGATCGCCGTCATCCTCTTCACCGATATCGCCGACTCCACGGCCCTCACAGAACGCATGGGAGACGCGGCGTTTCGTGCGGCGTCACGCATCGTCGAAGATGGCGTCCGCGCGGCCGTCCGCGCGCACGGTGGCACGCCCATCGATGGCAAGGTGATCGGCGATGGTGTCATGGGCGTGTTCACATCGGCCGCGCAGGCGATCGCCGCTGCCCGAGCGTGCGTGGCGCTCGGCCAGGACCTGCCGATGCACGTCGGCATCCACGCCGGCGACGTGATCGGCGAGGGGACGAATGTCTACGGCGGCGCCGTGAACATCGCCTCGCGCATCTGCGGGCTGTGCGAACCCGGCGAGATCCTCGTGTCGCAGACGGTGCGCGACCTGGCGCGCACGTCGTCCAACGTGAGGTTCGAGGACCGCGGCGAACACACGCTAAAGGGCATCGCCGATCCGGTGCGGGTGTTTGCCGTCCTGCCCGATCGCGGATAA
- a CDS encoding adenylate/guanylate cyclase domain-containing protein, producing the protein MEREIRYCTTEDGIRIAYSVEGEGPAIVACPFFVESLSLTHLLAPHEDMMRGLGYRRTLVRFDARGTGLSQRDVDDFSHGGLLRDLDAVIDASKIERFAIFGSGVSGPRAIDYAALHPDRVTALLLYSTFARPADVMSDAATQAFAQLAETNWQAAAQALTDLSGRLDYAGLNVDVSNVIRESADGSVAARLLRQAFATSDVTASLARVRAPTLVMQQRQTQLFTAALGQRIASGIPGARLVLFDVGTSWLGDGAARLVSDAVAAFLGDAPAPGPAPTGDGGRQTGPGLRTVLFTDIVDSTGLTERLGDAAFREQARALDEAMRDAITARGGTTVEGKVLGDGVMAVFSSAVRALEAASDCVDVSERSDLRLHVGVHAGDVTEENGNFYGGVVNVAARICGLCEPGGILVSATVRDLARTSSGVMFEDRGEHALKGIADPVRVFAVRAAE; encoded by the coding sequence ATGGAACGCGAAATCCGCTACTGCACGACAGAGGACGGCATCCGCATCGCCTACAGCGTCGAGGGCGAGGGCCCGGCGATCGTCGCCTGCCCGTTCTTCGTCGAGTCGCTTTCGCTGACCCACCTGCTCGCGCCGCACGAAGACATGATGCGAGGCCTCGGGTACCGCCGCACGCTCGTGCGCTTCGACGCGCGCGGTACCGGGCTTTCGCAGCGCGACGTCGACGATTTCAGCCACGGCGGCCTGCTGCGCGACCTTGACGCGGTGATCGATGCGTCAAAGATTGAACGTTTCGCCATCTTCGGCAGCGGCGTCAGCGGCCCCCGTGCGATTGATTATGCGGCGCTGCACCCGGACCGCGTAACTGCGCTCCTCCTGTACTCGACATTCGCACGTCCAGCCGATGTGATGAGCGACGCGGCGACGCAGGCCTTCGCACAACTGGCGGAGACGAACTGGCAAGCAGCGGCGCAAGCGCTCACGGATCTTTCGGGGCGTCTCGACTACGCTGGCCTCAACGTGGACGTCTCGAACGTCATCCGTGAGTCGGCCGATGGATCTGTGGCGGCGCGCCTGCTGCGACAAGCGTTCGCAACGAGCGACGTCACCGCATCACTCGCGCGCGTGCGCGCCCCGACGCTCGTGATGCAACAGCGGCAGACGCAACTCTTCACGGCGGCACTCGGTCAGCGCATCGCGTCCGGCATCCCGGGCGCGCGCCTCGTGCTCTTCGATGTCGGTACGAGCTGGCTCGGCGACGGGGCGGCACGGCTGGTCTCCGATGCGGTCGCCGCTTTTCTCGGTGATGCACCGGCGCCGGGTCCGGCGCCCACAGGCGATGGCGGGCGGCAGACCGGCCCCGGCCTTCGGACCGTGCTGTTCACCGATATCGTCGACAGCACCGGACTGACGGAGCGGCTCGGCGATGCTGCGTTTCGCGAGCAGGCGCGCGCGCTCGACGAGGCGATGCGCGACGCCATCACCGCGCGCGGCGGCACGACCGTCGAAGGGAAGGTACTGGGCGATGGCGTCATGGCGGTGTTTTCGTCGGCGGTACGCGCGCTCGAGGCGGCGTCGGACTGCGTCGATGTCAGCGAGCGGAGCGACCTGCGGTTACACGTCGGCGTACACGCCGGCGACGTGACCGAGGAAAACGGCAACTTCTACGGCGGCGTCGTCAACGTCGCGGCGCGCATTTGCGGACTCTGCGAGCCCGGCGGCATCCTGGTCTCGGCGACGGTGCGCGACCTCGCGCGCACGTCGTCCGGCGTGATGTTCGAGGATCGCGGCGAGCATGCGCTCAAGGGCATCGCGGATCCGGTGCGCGTGTTCGCGGTGCGGGCGGCGGAGTGA
- a CDS encoding NAD(P)/FAD-dependent oxidoreductase has product MDVEVAVIGGGVVGLAVAAELARKRQVAVIERHAGFGFETSSHNSGVIHAGIYYPTGSLKHTLCLEGNALIYEWCAAHSVRAHRLGKLIIAVDATELDALDDVAQRASENGVPEMRVVRDEAELREIEPHVRCVAGLFSGSTGVVDQSALMASYAREVERRDGWIALKHEVLSIARANGGFTIAMRGPDGEETSITSDALVNSGGLGAPAIASMLGYPLDGTDATPVMRQTVNKGRYYDIVTPAKARLARHLVYPVPEHAKGGLGVHVTIDVDGGVHLGPDTEWLDDGAPLDYRADDVRRGEFLAAAQRYLPFLEADDLEPGQVGYRPKLQAAGGPQADFLIWRDGGYVHLGGIESPGMTAAPAIARKVASLL; this is encoded by the coding sequence ATGGACGTTGAGGTTGCCGTCATCGGCGGCGGCGTCGTCGGGCTGGCAGTCGCCGCCGAACTCGCACGCAAGCGGCAGGTCGCCGTCATCGAGCGGCATGCCGGCTTCGGCTTCGAGACGTCGTCGCACAACAGCGGCGTCATCCATGCCGGCATCTACTATCCGACGGGCTCGCTCAAGCACACCCTCTGCCTCGAAGGCAACGCGCTGATCTACGAATGGTGCGCCGCGCATTCGGTGCGGGCGCACCGGCTCGGAAAGCTGATCATCGCCGTCGACGCCACCGAACTCGACGCGCTCGACGACGTCGCGCAGCGTGCGAGCGAGAACGGCGTGCCGGAGATGCGCGTCGTGCGCGATGAGGCGGAGCTGCGCGAGATCGAGCCCCACGTGCGATGCGTCGCCGGGCTGTTTTCGGGCAGCACGGGCGTCGTCGACCAGTCCGCGCTCATGGCGTCGTACGCGCGGGAGGTCGAGCGGCGCGACGGTTGGATCGCGCTCAAGCACGAGGTGCTGTCGATCGCCCGCGCGAACGGTGGCTTCACGATCGCGATGCGCGGCCCGGACGGCGAGGAGACGTCGATCACGAGCGACGCGCTCGTGAACAGCGGCGGCCTCGGCGCGCCGGCGATCGCATCGATGCTCGGCTACCCGCTCGACGGCACGGACGCGACGCCGGTGATGCGGCAGACGGTGAACAAGGGCCGCTACTACGACATCGTGACGCCGGCGAAGGCGCGGCTGGCGCGGCACCTCGTCTACCCCGTGCCCGAGCACGCGAAGGGCGGCCTCGGCGTACACGTGACGATCGACGTCGACGGCGGCGTGCACCTCGGCCCCGACACGGAGTGGCTCGACGACGGCGCGCCGCTCGACTATCGCGCCGACGACGTACGCCGCGGCGAATTTCTCGCCGCCGCGCAACGCTATCTGCCGTTCCTCGAGGCAGACGACCTCGAGCCCGGACAGGTAGGCTACCGCCCGAAGCTGCAGGCAGCCGGCGGACCGCAGGCCGACTTCCTGATCTGGCGCGACGGCGGCTACGTACACCTGGGTGGCATCGAGTCGCCGGGCATGACGGCGGCGCCTGCGATCGCGCGGAAGGTGGCATCGCTCCTGTGA
- a CDS encoding SDR family NAD(P)-dependent oxidoreductase, producing MQDKRTAVVTGASSGIGAATAARLAAAGFDVVMGARRIEKLRAAAEPIGATAIALDVRDRKSVEAFAAQVERCDVLVNNAGGALGLEPIAEADDDNWRGMWETNVLGLMFVTRALLPKLEASGNGHIVNIGSIAGFETYPGGAGYTSVKHGVRAITRTLRIELLGKPVRITEIDPGLVETEFSIVRLGSEERAAKVYEGMTPLTGEDIADCIVWAVTRPPHVNIDEMVVRPVAQATARDVARGVGP from the coding sequence ATGCAGGATAAGCGCACAGCAGTAGTAACCGGCGCCAGCAGCGGCATCGGCGCGGCGACGGCGGCGCGGCTCGCCGCTGCGGGCTTCGATGTCGTGATGGGCGCGCGGCGGATCGAGAAGCTGCGCGCCGCCGCCGAGCCCATCGGCGCCACGGCGATCGCGCTCGACGTACGCGACCGTAAGAGCGTCGAAGCGTTCGCGGCGCAGGTCGAGCGCTGCGACGTGCTCGTCAACAACGCCGGCGGCGCGCTCGGACTGGAGCCGATCGCGGAGGCCGACGACGACAACTGGCGCGGCATGTGGGAGACGAACGTGCTCGGCCTCATGTTCGTCACGCGCGCGCTGCTGCCGAAGCTTGAAGCATCAGGCAACGGCCACATCGTGAACATTGGCTCGATCGCCGGCTTCGAGACCTATCCCGGCGGCGCCGGCTATACCAGCGTCAAGCACGGCGTGCGCGCGATCACCCGCACGCTGCGCATCGAGCTGTTAGGCAAGCCGGTGCGCATCACCGAGATCGATCCGGGGCTCGTCGAGACGGAGTTCAGCATCGTCCGGCTCGGGAGCGAAGAGCGCGCGGCGAAGGTCTACGAGGGCATGACGCCGCTCACGGGCGAAGACATCGCCGACTGCATCGTGTGGGCGGTGACGCGGCCGCCGCACGTGAACATCGACGAGATGGTCGTGCGCCCGGTCGCGCAGGCGACGGCGCGTGACGTCGCGCGTGGCGTGGGGCCGTAA
- a CDS encoding nitroreductase/quinone reductase family protein, which yields MPKYQPPDFFTQRIMNPLIMLVGKTTGMTMKNTHTLSVRGRTSGAMHSVPVSPLEFEGQRYLVAPRGTTQWVRNIRVSGEGELRLGRKRERITVQEIEDGAKAPILRAYLKVWESEMKKFFNGVGPDASAEELRKEAADHPVFRIASGTKR from the coding sequence ATGCCGAAGTACCAGCCGCCCGATTTCTTTACGCAGCGCATCATGAACCCGCTGATCATGCTCGTCGGCAAGACGACGGGCATGACGATGAAGAACACGCACACATTGTCGGTGCGAGGGCGCACGTCGGGAGCGATGCACAGTGTGCCGGTGAGCCCGCTGGAGTTCGAAGGCCAGCGCTATCTCGTCGCGCCGCGCGGCACGACGCAGTGGGTGCGCAACATCCGCGTGTCCGGCGAGGGCGAACTGCGCCTCGGGCGCAAGCGCGAGCGCATCACCGTGCAGGAGATCGAAGACGGCGCGAAGGCGCCGATCCTGCGCGCGTACCTGAAGGTGTGGGAATCGGAGATGAAGAAGTTCTTCAACGGCGTCGGGCCTGACGCCTCGGCGGAGGAACTGCGCAAGGAAGCGGCGGACCACCCGGTGTTCAGGATCGCATCTGGCACGAAACGGTGA